The genomic DNA TATATAGCATCCTTAGCAAAAAGTATGACTTTCCTATTCATATAGAAAATGAAGCAAACTTAACAGCTTTAGCTGAGAATACTTTTTCAACTGTACATAACTCACTACTTAGTCTCAGTATTCACAGTGGATTTGGTTCAGGCATTATAATAAATAATAAATTATATAGTGGCAGAAATGGTATGAGTGGAGAAATTGGTCACACTATCATCATGCCTAATGGTAAACTATGTCCTTGTGGAAATCGTGGCTGTTTAGAACAGTATTGTTCAGAAAAAAAGGTATTTGAACAGCTTTCTTCTTTAGAAAATATTCCTAAAATAGATTCTGATATAGTAAAGCAACTATATTATGAAGATAACCAGAATGCCAAAAAAGTTATTCATGAGTTTTGTAGTTACTTAACAATAGCTATAAATAATGCTATTACAACTTATGCTCCTGAAATAATATATTTAAATAGCCAAATAATTAGTGATATCCCTGAGATATTACAGATTACAAAAGATATGTTAGTTAGCTCTTTTAACAAAGGAATAAATATAGAAATTTCATCATTAGGGTCTGAGGCATCTCTATATGGTGGCTCTGCCGTAAATATCAAGAGCTTTTTGAATATACAAAATTTAACTTTAATTAATGAAATATAAGGGTTATGACTATATACAGCCATAACCCTTTAAATTATACATTCTAAAATTAGATTTATTATATAGTTTATGCAAGATTAGCTATATTTTTTAAAAATTGTATATCAATTAAATATTAACATAAGTATTTCGTTTTAAATATTAATATAATCTTCCTACTCATCATCAGATAATAAACTTGCATTTTGTTCAACCATAGAAATATTATCTTTACCTATTTTCTCTAATTTTGCTGCCAATTCCTTTGTATCTAAAAAAGCTGATTCAATAACCATACCTAAATTTAGCCCTGAAATAATTTTAATTCGACTGTCATTATTGGCTACTAATAAAGCAGCATTACATGGAGTTCCACCTAGTAAATCTGCCATTATAATTATTTCTGAACTTTCCTTGTACACTTCTAAAGCTTTTTTTAATTTTTCTATTGTTCCTTCTATTCCATCATCTTGTTTCATATTTACAGTAGGATAATCTATAGAATCCCCTATTATCATTTTTGCAGAATTTAAGACTTCTTCAGCCATATTGCCATGACTCATCAAAATAATACTATTCAATTTAATACACCTCTTTAAATCTATAAGATGTCTACAAGATAAGTTTTCTTATCATCAGGCGTCATTATAGTTGTAATTTCAATTCCTTCATCTAAAAGTCTTTTAAATGCTTCTTTCTCTTCTTCAGTAACACTGATATTAGGTCTTAGAACTGTTGTATCTTTTCTACTTGACATATTTCCTACATTTATATTATGTATTTTAAATCCTGCCTCTACAAATGGAATAAGGTCCACAGGAGACTTAACAATTAATAATACATTTTGTCCTTCATACTTTCCTGCAGTAATATTTTTTATAGCAGTCTCTTCTGTAATTATAGATGACGCTATACCTGCAGGTGTAGCCATTCTTAAAACTTGTTTTTGAACAGAATTGTTAGCTACTGCATCATTTACTACCATTAATCTTGTAACACCCAATTTATTACTCCACATAGTTGCAACTTGACCATGGATTAAACGGTCATCTATACGAATATTTTTAATACCTTTCATTTCCATATCTAATATCATCCTTTCCTTATTTTAAAATACCTAATGCATATAAAATTATTGAAACAACCATTACTCCTAAAATTAAGTATATAGGTTTTATATTCTTTTTAAGAGCCCAATAAACAATCACAACTAGAATTGCAGGAACTAACCCAGGCATAATTTGGTCTAATATTTCTTGACCTTTCATTGTAAAATCACCTTGTTGAAAGTTCAAAGCAACATTAGCTTTTACAACTGAAGGTATTAATGCACCTACAACCATTAAACCTAAAATAGATGTACTCTCAGTTAAAATCTTTAAACTTTTTTCAATTGAAGATATTAGCTTAGTACCTGATGTATAACCAGCATTAAATAGTGGTATACTTAATAATTTCAATGCTACACTCACTACAATCCACAGTAAGATTCCAAACGGACTTCCATCTATCGCCATATTAGCTGCTATAGCTCCAAAAATTGTCCACGGAATAACGACAAATAAACTATCTCCTAAACCTGCTACTGGTCCCATCAAGCCTGTTTTAATTGAAGCAACAGCCTCTTCAGTCTCTTCACTTGATAACTCCTCCATTGCTACATTAATACCCAAAATATAAGGGGCAACCCAAGGATTAGTGTTAAAAAATTGTAAATGATTTAATACAGCACTTTGTAACTTTTCTGGATTATCTTTGTATACTACTTTTAAAAAAGGTAGTACTGCATAACAGTATGCCAAGGCCTGCATCTTCTCATAATTTGAAGAAACAGAACTAGTAAAAAACCAGCGCCATAAGACACTTTTTTTCACCTTTTCATTTGATTTATTTAATGATACCTTATCACTCATCTTCGTCCATACCTCCTACTACAGTATATTGTTGTTCTTGATTTTCCAAATTCTTTTTGTAAATTATAAGTGCAATTGCTCCACCAATTAAAGCTACACCTAATAATGGTACTTTCATATATACTGCTAAAACAAAACCAATTACTAAGTAACTAAAATACTCCTTAGCAGGAAGATATCTAAGTAATAATCCTATCCCTACTGCTGGAAGTAGTCCTCCAGCTACTGTTAAACCACCTGTTAACCATTCAGGTGTATATTTCAAAATGGTATTAATTAAAGAAGGTCCAAATATTACAGATAGAGCAACTGGAATACCTGTTGTAGCTGCTGTTAATAGTACTCCTAACATTTGCATATAGGTTATATTTTTATAATTTCCTTTTTTAGCTCCATCTTCTGCTTTATGAACTAGCCATATACCAATAGTATTTCTAAGAACATCTAATTGTACCATCAATAAAGCAACTGGAATACCTATAGAGATTCCTACAGATGCTTCTTGCTTAGTCGTAATAGTTATAAATGTGGCTACTATACTTGCTGTTTGATAATCAGGTATTGATGCTCCACCAAAGTTACTAATACCTAATGATAATAGCTGTAATGTACCTCCAATATATAATCCTGTATTTATATCTCCTAAGATAAGACCAGTAATAAAACCTGCTGTTACTGGTTGATATGTTCCAAACATTGTTGAATTTTTTTCATAGTTTATAAAAAATCCATATAGTACGATTAATAATAATTGCCATAATTGTGGCTCCATTATGATTTCACCTCTCCCAAAATATTTTTTAGTTCTTTAAAATTATAACTGGAATCTTGCTTTAG from Clostridioides difficile ATCC 9689 = DSM 1296 includes the following:
- a CDS encoding PTS sugar transporter subunit IIA is translated as MNSIILMSHGNMAEEVLNSAKMIIGDSIDYPTVNMKQDDGIEGTIEKLKKALEVYKESSEIIIMADLLGGTPCNAALLVANNDSRIKIISGLNLGMVIESAFLDTKELAAKLEKIGKDNISMVEQNASLLSDDE
- a CDS encoding PTS mannose/fructose/sorbose/N-acetylgalactosamine transporter subunit IIC, encoding MEPQLWQLLLIVLYGFFINYEKNSTMFGTYQPVTAGFITGLILGDINTGLYIGGTLQLLSLGISNFGGASIPDYQTASIVATFITITTKQEASVGISIGIPVALLMVQLDVLRNTIGIWLVHKAEDGAKKGNYKNITYMQMLGVLLTAATTGIPVALSVIFGPSLINTILKYTPEWLTGGLTVAGGLLPAVGIGLLLRYLPAKEYFSYLVIGFVLAVYMKVPLLGVALIGGAIALIIYKKNLENQEQQYTVVGGMDEDE
- a CDS encoding PTS system mannose/fructose/sorbose family transporter subunit IID, translating into MSDKVSLNKSNEKVKKSVLWRWFFTSSVSSNYEKMQALAYCYAVLPFLKVVYKDNPEKLQSAVLNHLQFFNTNPWVAPYILGINVAMEELSSEETEEAVASIKTGLMGPVAGLGDSLFVVIPWTIFGAIAANMAIDGSPFGILLWIVVSVALKLLSIPLFNAGYTSGTKLISSIEKSLKILTESTSILGLMVVGALIPSVVKANVALNFQQGDFTMKGQEILDQIMPGLVPAILVVIVYWALKKNIKPIYLILGVMVVSIILYALGILK
- a CDS encoding ROK family transcriptional regulator; protein product: MVTDKYTIREMNERLVLEQIIKNGPISRASIASTIGLNKATISAITKKLIDESLVHEIGIGNSTHSGGRKPILLVFNKCAGISLSMDVGYDYIFSSLSYLDGTIINSKKLTDIQVSKDNVIQLIDEIINSYNISKIDTPYKVIGLTLAIHGITCENKVLFTPYYNLNEIDLYSILSKKYDFPIHIENEANLTALAENTFSTVHNSLLSLSIHSGFGSGIIINNKLYSGRNGMSGEIGHTIIMPNGKLCPCGNRGCLEQYCSEKKVFEQLSSLENIPKIDSDIVKQLYYEDNQNAKKVIHEFCSYLTIAINNAITTYAPEIIYLNSQIISDIPEILQITKDMLVSSFNKGINIEISSLGSEASLYGGSAVNIKSFLNIQNLTLINEI
- a CDS encoding PTS sugar transporter subunit IIB, with amino-acid sequence MEMKGIKNIRIDDRLIHGQVATMWSNKLGVTRLMVVNDAVANNSVQKQVLRMATPAGIASSIITEETAIKNITAGKYEGQNVLLIVKSPVDLIPFVEAGFKIHNINVGNMSSRKDTTVLRPNISVTEEEKEAFKRLLDEGIEITTIMTPDDKKTYLVDIL